The genomic DNA CGGTCGGAGCCGGCGGAACCATCATCCGGACAAGGACGGGCGGGGCGTATTGGGAGCTGGTTGATTCGGGTACGCGACTCTGGCTCGAGGATATTGAGTTCTTTTCTGAAACAACTGGGGTCGTGGTTGGCGATAAGGGTACCGTCCTTCGAACGGCGGACGGCGGCGAAACCTGGACAAAGATCAAGACGGAAATAAAGGAGAACCTTTACGCCGTAAGTTTTTCCGACGATAACAACGGCTTCATTGTCGGAGCCGGCGGCCTGATACTCAGAACGGTCGACGGCGGCATGACCTGGGCCGATCAGGAATCGCCGCTGCGAAACAACCTCTTTGCCGTAACGGCGACTGGCCAAAACAGCGCGATCGCAACCGGCGATTTTGGAACGATCCTGATCACCGAAGATGGAGGAAAAACGTGGGCGATGCAGCCGGCCGGCACGAGCAAACTTCTGCAAGCGGTTGCCTCACGCGGCGGTTCAAAAGTGTGGGTGACTGGACGCGGCGGAACGATATTGAGGCGAACGGAACCATTCTCAAAACAGCTCATAAGTTGGCCCAAATCGCCGCCTGTGCTCATCAAAGCGGGAAACAAAATAAAACCGCAAATACGAAAGCCGCTCGTCACCATTGCCGATGACGGCGACATTCCAATTGCCGTTCCGCAAAAGAAGCCCTAGTTATTTAACTTCACGATAACCGAAAGCCACTCGCCGGAGATCTCAAATTTGAAGTTTGAAATTTGAAATTTCTTTAGCGCCTCAGTGACCTCGTCTCGCTGTTCGACCAAAATGCCGGAAAGAAGCAATGTGCTCTTCGCTTTGGCGATCAGCAAACCCAGGATCGGCACGATCACATCGATCGTCAGATTTGCGATGACAAGATCAAACTGCGGCGTGTGTTCGTTGATCGACCCAAAACTGAATTCGATCGCATCGCCGACGCCGTTTTGGATCGCGTTTTCCCTTGCGATCTCCACCGAATCTAAATCGGTGTCACACGCCAGGATATTCACCACAGAGGACAAAGAGGCTACGGAGGAAGGCAACGAAACCGTTTTCTCTTTCTCTCTGACCTCTGTGTTTTCTGCGGTTTGTTTCCTCAACTTGGCAACAGCGATAGCCAAGATCCCGGTTCCCGTCCCGACATCAAGCACGCTTTGTCCGGCTATGTAGTGATCACCGATCGCCCGCAGGCAGAGCTGTGTCGTGTCGTGGGTGCCGGTTCCAAAGGCCATATTCGGCTCGATGCTGATAATGATCTTGTCCGGATCATTTGGCTTTTCCCAGGGCGGCGTGATGATAAATTTGCCGATCGGCGTTGGCCGCCAGTGTCTTTTCCATTCGGCAAGCCAGTCGGTTTGCTCGACGGTCTTCGATTCGATTCTATCGATCGCCGATCGATCCAGATCATACACCGGCAGGATAAGGTCGAGTTGATCGCGGGCCTCATCGACATCCGGAGGCAAAGCAAAAAAGGGGCTGACGGTGACCATATCGCTAGGGCCTTTGCGAAGGTGGTTGATCTCGGTGCCGAGGGCGTCCATTTCTACAAGTGCGTGCTCGATCGCCTCAGCGGCCGCCGCCACGGCGTTGACCTCGAGCGAATACCAGATCTGTTTGCTTTCTAATGACATTTGTTGCGAGAAATTGGCAGCAAGCTATCGCTTTCGATCGAGCCCAATGTCGTCTAGAGTGCGTTCCTGATTTCGCCAATCTTCCACGACCTTGACGAAGAGTTTCAAGTAGACATGCTTACCTAGCAGTTTTTCTATATCTATGCGGGCCTTAGTCCCGATATCCTTGATGCGTGAGCCCATTTTGCCAATGACGATCTTTTTTTGTGACGCTCGCTCGACAAAGATCACACACGCTATCTTGACGGTTTTGGGATCAGATTCGTCAAATACCTCGGTCACGACCGCCGTCACGTACGGGATCTCTTCGCCAGTGCTCGCCAATATCTTCTCGCGGACCATTTCGGCTGCGATCGAACGCATCGACTGATCGGTCATCTCGTCTTCGGCAAATATCGGTTCGCCGACAGGAAGGTGCTTGATGATCAGGTCGAGTAAGATATCGATAGAGTCGCCTTTCAATGCCGAGAGCGGCAGCAATTCTGCAAAATCGTATTCCTCAGAATACAGCTCGATCAGCGGCAGGAGGCCGCCCTTTTCCCTGATCTTGTCGATCTTGTTAAAGGCAACGATCGCCGGCTTCTCTGACTGTTTGACAAGGTCGAGGACGAACCGGTCGCCATTGCCGGTCGAAACGCTTGCATCGCGCATTAACACGAGCAGATCCACCGACAATATAGCGTCGTGCACGCTGGTCATCATTCGCCGGTTCAACAAATGCCCGGGTTTGTGAACGCCCGGGGTATCGACAAAAACGATCTGTCCGTCATCGCGAGTGACGATCCCCTGAATTCGATGGCGTGTTGTCTGCGGCTTATTGGAAACGGCGGCGATCTTTTCGCCGACAAGTCGATTTAGAAGCGTAGATTTTCCCGCATTTGGGCGGCCGATGAGCGCGACATAGCCGCTTCGAAAGTTCTCTTTGGACATTGATTAGACGTTAACAGATTTGGCGCGGCAAACAAAAAATAAAAGGCCGCCGCAGACTATTGATCCTTCAGGAGCCGTTGCTTCCCGCTCATAGCTTCACGAAAAGCCCCGTCTTTGACGTCGCCGAATTGGATCGCTCTATCATACGCCTGCATCGCCATACTATTCTGGTTAAAGAACTCGTAAAGGCGGGCGATAGCAACGTATGTCAGTGACAACAGAGCAGGGTCGGTCTTTGGGGTCGCTTTCCTGAGAGCATTGCCGTAAAAGGTTTGAGCATCAACGAGCCTTGCGGCCTGGGCATCTTGATCTGTGATCTGTTCGGCCGAGAGGCTGGCAACACGTCCAAGGTTGTAGTAGATCCTTACGTCATCCGGTTCTTCTATCAACAGTTGTTTAAGGTCGGCATTCGCTTTGGTAAAGTTCTTCGCGTTGATCAATTTCTGAATTTCAAGCAATCGCGTCGTTACCGGATTTTCGGCCAATACCGATGTTTCCGGCTTCGTCTTTCGAGATGCATGCGCTGCCATAGCTCGTTTGCGGGCATCCGCATTTTGAGCGAGTCGATCGGTTTCTTTGGTCGGGTCAAAAGTCGCAAGCATCTCGCGCATTGATGATGCGATATCAAAACCCGAATCTTCAGTACCTTCAAGCTGTTCGGCAAAATAGAATGCCAAAACGGCGCCTTTCTCGTAATCGACGGAAAGCCGCAATGCGGTTTCGTCGGCAAGGGCAGCTTTGAATTTGTTCAGCTCCGTCGAAATTTCCAACCGCTCGGCGTCTGACTTTACCATTCCGATCTTTCGCCTGGCCTGATCGAGGGCAATGGAGCTCTTGACGTACTCTTCCTGCCTCGCGTCGACCGCCGCGATCAACGAACGCGAGACGGTCAAAAACACGTCCGGCGAGATCGACGGGTCGACCTTGCGGCGCTCATCGAGCAATACTTTTATTGCATCCTTGATGCCAAGGATCTCCTTGGAATTCTTCAGTACGAGCGGATCCACAACAAACTGTAAAAAGGCACGGCGAACCTCCGAGTAACTAAGATCCTTATCAGGCGGCAGGACAACGAAGTAATCATCCTTAATATTCAGAAAATTCACATTTCCAACAGGACTCAGCATTTCCGGCACAATGATGAACCGGCGTTCGTGATCGCGGACCTCTATCTTCTGCAGTACAGCTTTGTTGCTCTTGCTCCTGCCCGTCTCGATCTTGATCTTCTCAGAATAAAAAAGCTCAGGTTTTGTATGCAGATAATCGAGCAGATCACTGACCATATCGCGGGCAGAGGCCCGGAGAATTCCGTCAGCGTCCGTTCGGTAGGTCTTTACATATTCGTCGAGCCTTGCCGAGATCCCTGATCGTCGATAAAACTCACGAACCAACGGGGCAAAATCAAGGACATCCAGCAGGCTGCCGGGCAGATCACTGGTGACGACCGGATCGGCCAGTTCCGGGGCGGCTGACAGAGTGTACGCCATCGAAATAAATGGCGAAACGACCTCGGCATCAGTCGCCTTTGAGTGTCGCTTTTTGTGCTGGATCAGGAAATTCGTGATCTTTGATCTGAGGTCATTCGGCAGATCGGCGGTATCCGCCAAAAGCCGTTCGCGAAACTTCATTCCGTTTGCAGATAACGGAGTATTGATCAGCTTTACCGTTTGACCGGATTCATTCGTTGTGTGAGCCATTTCGAGTGTCGCCAAAACCACGATCAGCCGTTTGTCGGGCTCAATTCGGACACCATAATTAGAAAGGTCAAATCCCGGTGCCGGCGTCTGCGCCGTCGCCCCGAGGGCCAATACCGCCAATAATGTGAACAAAAGGATTTTTCGCATCTGTGTTTCCGAGCGTTCTCTCAAAATTTTCCGCAACTTAAAAGGATGATATTTCCCGGGCAAAAGATGTACACGCTCTTCAACGAAACAAAGGTAAAGGACAAATGGCTCGTCCTTTACCCTTAGTGTTTAAGTCGTGAATTGCCGGCCTAGTTAAAGCTGCTGAGAGCTTCGCCTTCGTCGTCGTAGACGTCAAATACGGTCAGGAGCTTAGTGATCGCCAGCAGATCTTGGATCTTCTGTGTAAGTTTCAAAAGCTTGAGCGTTCCGCCTTCTTTGTTAACAGCAGTAAAGCTCGAAACCAATTCGCCGATGCCGCTCGAATCAATATAACCGACACCCGCGAGATTCAGAAGGATCTTGTTCTTGCCTTCGCCCAATAAGCGGCGAATGGTCGTGCGAAGAGCAACGCTGCCTTCGCCAATTGTAACTTTTCCGTCCAGATCAAGGATCGTGACGTCGCCTGCCTGGCGTTCGGTGATTGTGATATCTGACATTTATTTCTCCTAATTTAGTAATTTTTGCGTTAGCCGATTTTAGACCAATGTGAACCTAAAAGTCCACGTAGTAAAAAGTAATTATCTTTTCTTCAGCATTCTCACGACCATTCCGCCGTCCGGATGGTTTGACCAGTGGATCTTGTCCATGAATGAATTCATAAACAAAATACCGCGCCCGTTCGTTTTCAATAAGTTCTCAGGGTTAGTTGGGTCCGGGATCTCATCGACCGCAAATCCCAACCCGTGGTCGCGAACGGTTACCTCAAATCCATCAGGTACATCAGCAAACGTCACTTCCACAGCTTTTGTTTCGTCAAACTTGTTGCCGTGCTTGACCGCATTTGCAACCGATTCGCGAATGGCAAGGTCAATAGCAAAGACCAACTCGTCACCAAACCCGCGGCTCTTGGCAAATTCGTCGGCCTTCATCGCTGCCTCTTCGACAGATTCAATTCGACTCGGCAGTGTTATTTCGTGTTTCTCAGCCACAATTATATTTGTTTTAACTTATCGGTTTACGCACTTTACTGTCAAGACAAACGCGTGACATTCGATCTAAGATGAATGTAATGAAGCTGACCTCAGCAAACTCCATTCGCGGCAGGGTTGTGTTGCCGGGCGACAAATCTATGTCGCATCGGGCCGCTATGATCGCCTCGATCGCAGAGGGCACGACACGGATCGAGAATTTCTCGCGGGCGGTCGACTGTCAAACGACCCTTGACGCAATACGGTCGCTTGGCGTCGAGGCAGTTCGGAACGGCACGACGGTTATGATCGCCGGAAACGGGAAACGCGGTCTCCGTGCAGCCTCAAGCCCCATCGATTGCGGCAACAGCGGAACGACAATACGCTTGATCTCAGGTATTTTGGCAGGACAATCGTTCGAATCGGTTCTCACAGGCGACGAGTCGCTCGCAAAGCGTCCAATGAAAAGGATCATCGATCCGCTGCGGGCGGGCGGAGCCAAGATCAAAGCCGAAAATAATCACATTCCGCTTCATATTTTCGGCGGTCAAACCCTTTACGGCCGCGAACACAAAATGGAGGTCGCGTCCGCACAGGTAAAATCATGCATTTTGCTCGCAGGACTATATTCTGACGGCACCACGACCGTCATTGAACCGGTCGCAACTAGAGATCATACCGAGCGAATGCTGCGATGGTTCGGCGTCGAGGTTGTCGAAGAGGAAGTTTGCGGCGGCAGATCCATTTCGCTCGATGGTTCGGCTCAGTTGACTTCAATCGATCTGAACATTCCTGCTGACATTTCGTCCGCGGCCTTCTTTTTGGCGGCAGCATCGTGTTTGCCAAACTCGCAGATCGCGATGCCAAACGTCGGAATCAACCCGACGCGAAATGCGGTCCTCGAGGTGCTTTTGCAGTTTGGGTCAGATATCTCGATAGAGAACGAACGCATCGTCTGCAACGAACCGGTCGCTGACCTGATCGTCAGATCCAGGCAAATTACCGGTGCCGCAACCGCACCAAATATTTTGCGCGGTAACATCATTGCAAATCTGATCGACGAGATCCCGATCCTGGCGGTCTTGGGAACACAGCTCGAAGGCGGTCTTGAGATCCGCGACGCGGCCGAACTGCGTGTAAAGGAATCCGACCGTATCGCATCTATAGTTGAGAATCTTCGACGAATGGGAGCCGGTGTAATCGAATTTCCCGATGGTCTTCGAGTGTCACAGTCGCAGTTGCACGGAGCACTTATCGACTCGTTCGGCGATCACCGGATCGCGATGGCATTTGCAGTCGCTGCATTGTTTGCGGAAGGAGAAACAGAGATCAACGGCCACGAATGTGTCGATATTTCATTCCCCGGCTTTTTCGAAACACTGGCTGGTGTCGTAGTGTAAAAGTAGCTCGACCGCAAAACACGCGAAAAAGATCGATTAGAAAGGTATAAGAGGTGCGGCTCAGAATTTCATCGATCGAGTGAGGTCTAAATCGTTTTTTTCGCGTCTTTTTGCGTATTTCGCGGGCAAGTTCCTACTGATGAACAAAGACATCAAAATTGCAGTCACGGGTTTCATGGGCGTCGGCAAATCGAGCGTCTCGCGGCACCTTGCGCATATGCTCAAATGCAGACGCGTCGATCTCGATCACATCATCGAAGAATCCGAAGGCCGAACGATCGCCGCGATAATCGACGAGGTCGGCGAAGCCGCTTACCGTGATATCGAGACCGACAATCTGGAACAGGTCTGTAATCGACCTGATGTCCGGATACTCAGCCTCGGCGGTGGCACATGGACGATGGAACGAAACCGTGAGCTTTTGAAGGAACATGGCTTTACAAGCGTTTGGCTCGAAGCAACGTTCGAACATTGCTGGCTAAACATCGCTTTCTCGCGCAAGGACCGCCCGCTCGCACGAAATAAGCAAAACGCTATAAGACTGTTCGAAGAAAGACAGAAGGTTTACTGTCTCGCCGACTGGCATTTCATCGTTCGCTCCGATTACACCTCATACGATGTAGCCCGCAATATAAGGGAAGAGATTTTTTCCTGATTCGAGACTTTTTCTCTTGCGCTTATCGCGAATTTGAATCAAACTTATCTCACTAATTAATTAGCGCCCGACGAGAGCAATTTCCGAGGGTCCGTGTGGTTAGGATCGCAGAATGTTCTTTTGAAGATCAGCGATAATAGATCGGATTTTAATAAACAGAGTTTTTCGGGAGGAAAAATGAGAGTTAAGTATTTTACAGTTCTAACTTTGGCGATCGCCCTCTTTGTGAGTGCGTGCGGCAAGAGCGACGCTGACCTGACAAAGGCGGCAACTGACAAATTGGCTGCCGATAAGGTAACAGGCGTTACCGTAGTCGTCAAAGACGGCGTGGCAACACTCACCGGCGAAGTCGCTGACGTCACGGTCAAGAGCAAAGCCGAAGCTGCGGTCAAATCGGTCGAAGGCATCAAGTCGGTGACCAATAGCGTCACGACCAAGCCGCTGCCGACACCTGCTCCGCCGTCACCGGACAAGATGCTCGAAGGCACGATCAACGAAGGCCTCAAGAAAAAAGCTATCAGCGGTGTTACAGTTGCTGTTAAAGACGGCGAAGTAACGCTCAGCGGAACCGTCGACAAGGCAAAAGTTGCCGAGGTCATGATGGTCGCCAATGAAGCGAAACCAAAGAAAGTTGTCAACAATCTCAACAAATAGGCCGACACAGGAGGAATTATGTCAGTACAAGAAAAATATCAGTCTCTTCTTGAACTCGCGAACGCCAACGGCACAACCTATGAGTTGAGCGAAGGCGACGGAGTTCTCCACATCACCGGAAACGCCCCTGACGAAGCTGCAAAAGCTGCACTCTGGGCACAGTATGAGGCGATCGACCCTGATTTCTCAGGCGGCGATCTGATCCTCAACATCTCGACCGGCTCCGGCGATGCCGGCGGCGGAGCCAATACCTACACCGTTGTTTCAGGCGACAGCCTGAGCAAGATCGGCAGCAAGTACGGCATCCCCTGGAAAGCCATCTGGGACGCCAACCGCGACATCCTCAATCACCCGGACAAGATCTATCCGGGACAGGAATTGAAGATTCCCTAAACGGAAACTTTTATCTAGACAGAAAAGCCTGCTCATTTCGATGGGCAGGCTTTTTGTTGCCCACGAAACACTCGAAAAACACGAAACATTGCGATCTAAATTTCCTTTCGACTATTTTGTGTATTTCGTGGGCAAATCTTTGATGTTCCGGTCGATACGGCGTGAGCAATTTGTTAAAGTTTCGTTAATGTCTCTCGAAACAGATTTTATCGTTATCGGCAGCGGAGTTGCGGGGCTTCGAGCCTCCATCGAGCTGGCTTCGGGCGGAGCTAATGTTACGGTCCTGACCAAGGACAAGGCGAGTGAATCGAATACTGAGTACGCTCAGGGCGGCGTTGCGGTTGTTTTGTCAGACGATGACAACGCCGAGCTGCACGAAGGCGACACGCTGATCGCGGGAGCCGGCCTTTGCGACGAACAGGCGGTCGAGACGCTCGTCAACGAAGGGACAAAATACATCAAGCAGCTCATCGATTGGGGCGGCGAATTTGACCGAGAGGGTGGCAAGCTTGTTTTCACTCAGGAAGCCGCTCATTCGCGCCGCCGCATCATACATGCTCACGGTGATTCGACCGGAGCCGAGTTCGTGCGTTCCCTCATCGCCCGTGCCAGGGTTGAAAGGACGATCAACCTGACACCGTTCGCCAACACCGAAAGCCTGATCGTTCGCGATGGGCGATGCGTCGGCGTGAGGTTCCTCGATCCGGTGCTTCGTGCCCCGCGGGAGGTCTTCGCAAAGGCCGTGATCATGTGCACGGGCGGAGCCGGACAGCTATATCAGCACACGACCAATCCGCCGGTCGCGACGGGCGACGGAATGGCAATGGCGTATTTTGCCGGTGCCGAGATGGCGGATATGGAATTTATCCAATTCCATCCGACGGCATTGAATCTCGACGGCGCACCGCGATTTCTACTCTCCGAAGCGATGCGCGGCGAGGGCGGTATTCTCAAAAACAAATACGGCGAGCGCTTTATGCCAAACTACGACGAACGCGCTGAGCTTGCTCCACGCGACATCGTCGCCCGTTCGATCGTCGCCGGAATGCGCCGGACGGGCACGCGAACGGTCTTCCTTGATATGTCGTCGATGGACGAGGAGTTTCTCAAACACCGCTTCCCTAAGATATACGACACATGCAAAATGTACGGCCTCAACATCGCGACCGACCCGCTGCCCGTCTCGCCCGCGTCGCACTACTGTATGGGTGGCATCCGCACGGATCTGTGGGGACGCAGCACGCTTCCCGGACTTTATGCGGCCGGCGAGGTAACGTGTACGGGAGTTCACGGTGCGAATCGGTTGGCGTCAAATTCCCTGCTTGAAGGCTTAGTTTTCGGAGCAAGAGCCGGAGTCGCGGCAGCGGATGACAGTCGGCAGTTGGCAGTTGGCGGTTGGCGGTCAGCCGACGAAAACCAAAGACCCGAAGCCAAAGACCAAAAACCATTCCTCTCAACTGCGGTTCGCAAACGCGTCAAACGAATCATGTGGGAACGCGTCGGAATTCTTCGGGACAAAGATTCGCTTACGCGGGCGATCAGAGAATTCGACCAGATCGCTGCCGGCAACCTCAGTACGTCCTCGCGCAACTTTGTCACTCTCGCCAAACTTGTTGCAGCCGGAGCCCTCTGGCGCGAAGAATCTCGCGGCGGACATTTTCGTAACGATTTTCCCGAGCAGGACGACCGCTTCAAGGTTCATTCGATACAGCGTTTAAGCGAAACTATTTCTTCATCCGCTCTTATTTCAACCTTTGCTAAAGTTAAAAATTAGGCAATATCTTATCTAACGATTCGAGCAGAGCAGCACCGCGTAGCGACGGCTCTTCACGATCGGTCCGGCTGATCGACAGGACATTGCCCTCGGGCGAGATCAGAAATGTGGTCGGAAAACTATTGACCCGCAAACCTTCTCTCAGAAACTCGACGACGCTGGCAAACTGGGCGTTCGTCCATGTCATTCCGGCATCTTTCAATCCCTTCTTCATTGAATCGACCGTGTAATCCTCGTCGGTATTCAGCCCCACTATCACCAAATTTCGCGCACTAAACCGCCGATGGGCTTCGCGGATGTATGGCAACTCACGCCGGCATGGGCCGCACCAAAATCCCCAGACATCGAGGAGGACGTACTTTCCGCGAAACTCTGAGAACTTGCGCTTCTTACCTTCGAAATCAGTAAAATTGAAGTCCGGGAATTCTTTGTTGATGTATACCTCGCGGCGTTTATAGTCTTTCGCTTCGCGTTCTGTGACTATTATCTGATTCTTTCCGATGTCGGCCTTTTTTGTTGCTAAATAGACCTCGCCAACACGAAAAACAACTGTCTCATCGTTAGCTTTGGTCGATTCGGCCGACATTTTGCCCATGTCGACACTTCCGTTACTGTCCGCGTCAACGCCGAGCAGGCCGGCCTGCGGATTGACCTTGTTCTTGCCCGGATCATAGGCATATTGAAATATGATCTTTTTGCCGCGCACATCAACCGCTCCGCGTGCCATGACCTCGGTCGATTGGGTCACCAGACGATCCTCAGGCCCCATCTTCTCCATCTTTACCGATTTGAAATATTGAATGTAGATCGGACAGGTCTTAAACAAACCTTCCTTCATTTTCAACTCTGCTGTGATCTCCCACAGATATGGATTATCGGATTCGGATGGTTTGAGTGTGTGTTTTTCCTCGGGAGCAAGTGTACCGTCACCATCCAAATCAACGTATAATACAGGCAATTCGCCCCGCTGTTCGACGAGCAATGTGATCACCGAATAATTCTGCGTCCGCGGATCCATAAGCCGCGATGCCGCCAGGTGAGCGTTCTCAGACGCTTCAAAACTGCCTTTTAATTTGTCGCGCGTAACGAACTTGAGGATCACTTGCTCAAAATCTTCTTTGTTCGCAACAAGATTCGGCTCAAATTGCCCGGTAAAATCGCCGGCAACTACGGTAGAGGTAAAAAACAGGCATATTAGGAGCTGAAAAAACATTGTCGGAGGTTTATTTTTCATTGTGGTTTGAGGGACGTAGTGCAATGTCTGACTTGAACAGCCAAAGTTTAGGCAATAGACTATCGTAAGTCAACTTTTTTTCACCTTCGTTTTTCTGTTAAATTTGTCGCGAGATCGCCGATTGCCGGCGGGGTAAATCTTTCTATGAGTTTCGGAGCAACTTCACTAAACTTAGCGTCGATAATCACGCACAATGCAAAGCTGTCGCCTGACAACGAAGCGATCGTCTGGGACAATGTCCGGATCACTTACGGCGAACTCGACAAATTGTCGAACCGCGTCGCCAACGCCCTGACCGAAATGGGCATCGGCCACGGCGACAAGGTCGCGCTCAATTGCATAAACATCCCGTATTTCCCCGTCGTGTATTACGGCATCATGAAAGCCGGAGCCGCGGTCGTGCCGCTGTGCGTTTTGTTCAAGGCGGCGGAGATCGAATATCATCTCCGCGATTCCGACGCCAAGGCAGTGTTCGTGTTCGAAGGAACACCCGAACTGCCGATGCTCATCTCGACCAAAGCGGCCTTTGACGCGGTCGACAGTTGCGAGCATCTGATCATTATGACGGCCGATATGATCGCGCCGTCACCGATCGAGGAGCATAAAACGCTGACGCAGATCACGTACGATAAATCCGAAGAATTCGAGATCTATCCGACGAGCCCGAATGACACCTGCGCGATCCTCTACACATCCGGCACGACCGGACAGCCCAAGGGGGCGGAACTGACGCACCTAAATCTCTACTCGAACGTCACCACGACGTTCCTGATCCATCTACCGGTGCTCGATTTTACCGATGGAGTGCAGAAGACCTGCCTCATCACGCTTCCTTTATTCCACACAACGGGCCAGACGGTGCAGATGAACACGCAGATGTACGCGGGCCACCGCGTGGTTTTGCTGCCGCGATTCGACGCTAAACAAACGCTCGACACGATGGTGCAGGAAAAAGTGAATTTCTGGGTCGGCGTACCGACGATGTATTGGGCCCTGCTCAAGTACGCCGAGGAAACCGGCTACGACATCAGCAAGGTCTCGGAGAACATGAAGGTCTGCACCTCGGGTGGTGCTCCGATGCCGGTAGAGGTTATGCTCGACTTTCAGAACAAATTCGGCGTCCGCGTGATGGAAGGCTACGGCCTCAGCGAGACGTCGCCGCTCGCGACTTTCAACCATTTCGAACGCCCGTCAAAGGCCGGAACCGTCGGCCAGGCGATCTTCGGCGTCGATGTTCGGTGTTTTGACGACGATGACAACGAAGTTCCACGCGGAACGCGAGGCGAGGTCGTCATTCGCGGCACGAACGTGATGAAAGGCTACTACAAACGCCCCGAGGCGACCGCCGAAGCGTTCCGTAACGGCTGGTTTCACACCGGCGACATCGGCGTGATGGACGACGAAGGCTATCTTTCGATCGTTGACCGCAAAAAAGACATGATCCTCCGCGGCGGTTACAACGTCTATCCGCGGCAGCTCGA from Acidobacteriota bacterium includes the following:
- a CDS encoding 50S ribosomal protein L11 methyltransferase → MSLESKQIWYSLEVNAVAAAAEAIEHALVEMDALGTEINHLRKGPSDMVTVSPFFALPPDVDEARDQLDLILPVYDLDRSAIDRIESKTVEQTDWLAEWKRHWRPTPIGKFIITPPWEKPNDPDKIIISIEPNMAFGTGTHDTTQLCLRAIGDHYIAGQSVLDVGTGTGILAIAVAKLRKQTAENTEVREKEKTVSLPSSVASLSSVVNILACDTDLDSVEIARENAIQNGVGDAIEFSFGSINEHTPQFDLVIANLTIDVIVPILGLLIAKAKSTLLLSGILVEQRDEVTEALKKFQISNFKFEISGEWLSVIVKLNN
- the era gene encoding GTPase Era, encoding MSKENFRSGYVALIGRPNAGKSTLLNRLVGEKIAAVSNKPQTTRHRIQGIVTRDDGQIVFVDTPGVHKPGHLLNRRMMTSVHDAILSVDLLVLMRDASVSTGNGDRFVLDLVKQSEKPAIVAFNKIDKIREKGGLLPLIELYSEEYDFAELLPLSALKGDSIDILLDLIIKHLPVGEPIFAEDEMTDQSMRSIAAEMVREKILASTGEEIPYVTAVVTEVFDESDPKTVKIACVIFVERASQKKIVIGKMGSRIKDIGTKARIDIEKLLGKHVYLKLFVKVVEDWRNQERTLDDIGLDRKR
- a CDS encoding STAS domain-containing protein; the encoded protein is MSDITITERQAGDVTILDLDGKVTIGEGSVALRTTIRRLLGEGKNKILLNLAGVGYIDSSGIGELVSSFTAVNKEGGTLKLLKLTQKIQDLLAITKLLTVFDVYDDEGEALSSFN
- a CDS encoding ATP-binding protein, translated to MAEKHEITLPSRIESVEEAAMKADEFAKSRGFGDELVFAIDLAIRESVANAVKHGNKFDETKAVEVTFADVPDGFEVTVRDHGLGFAVDEIPDPTNPENLLKTNGRGILFMNSFMDKIHWSNHPDGGMVVRMLKKR
- the aroA gene encoding 3-phosphoshikimate 1-carboxyvinyltransferase, with the translated sequence MKLTSANSIRGRVVLPGDKSMSHRAAMIASIAEGTTRIENFSRAVDCQTTLDAIRSLGVEAVRNGTTVMIAGNGKRGLRAASSPIDCGNSGTTIRLISGILAGQSFESVLTGDESLAKRPMKRIIDPLRAGGAKIKAENNHIPLHIFGGQTLYGREHKMEVASAQVKSCILLAGLYSDGTTTVIEPVATRDHTERMLRWFGVEVVEEEVCGGRSISLDGSAQLTSIDLNIPADISSAAFFLAAASCLPNSQIAMPNVGINPTRNAVLEVLLQFGSDISIENERIVCNEPVADLIVRSRQITGAATAPNILRGNIIANLIDEIPILAVLGTQLEGGLEIRDAAELRVKESDRIASIVENLRRMGAGVIEFPDGLRVSQSQLHGALIDSFGDHRIAMAFAVAALFAEGETEINGHECVDISFPGFFETLAGVVV
- a CDS encoding shikimate kinase, translating into MNKDIKIAVTGFMGVGKSSVSRHLAHMLKCRRVDLDHIIEESEGRTIAAIIDEVGEAAYRDIETDNLEQVCNRPDVRILSLGGGTWTMERNRELLKEHGFTSVWLEATFEHCWLNIAFSRKDRPLARNKQNAIRLFEERQKVYCLADWHFIVRSDYTSYDVARNIREEIFS
- a CDS encoding BON domain-containing protein, which produces MRVKYFTVLTLAIALFVSACGKSDADLTKAATDKLAADKVTGVTVVVKDGVATLTGEVADVTVKSKAEAAVKSVEGIKSVTNSVTTKPLPTPAPPSPDKMLEGTINEGLKKKAISGVTVAVKDGEVTLSGTVDKAKVAEVMMVANEAKPKKVVNNLNK
- a CDS encoding LysM peptidoglycan-binding domain-containing protein, producing the protein MSVQEKYQSLLELANANGTTYELSEGDGVLHITGNAPDEAAKAALWAQYEAIDPDFSGGDLILNISTGSGDAGGGANTYTVVSGDSLSKIGSKYGIPWKAIWDANRDILNHPDKIYPGQELKIP
- the nadB gene encoding L-aspartate oxidase, which translates into the protein MSLETDFIVIGSGVAGLRASIELASGGANVTVLTKDKASESNTEYAQGGVAVVLSDDDNAELHEGDTLIAGAGLCDEQAVETLVNEGTKYIKQLIDWGGEFDREGGKLVFTQEAAHSRRRIIHAHGDSTGAEFVRSLIARARVERTINLTPFANTESLIVRDGRCVGVRFLDPVLRAPREVFAKAVIMCTGGAGQLYQHTTNPPVATGDGMAMAYFAGAEMADMEFIQFHPTALNLDGAPRFLLSEAMRGEGGILKNKYGERFMPNYDERAELAPRDIVARSIVAGMRRTGTRTVFLDMSSMDEEFLKHRFPKIYDTCKMYGLNIATDPLPVSPASHYCMGGIRTDLWGRSTLPGLYAAGEVTCTGVHGANRLASNSLLEGLVFGARAGVAAADDSRQLAVGGWRSADENQRPEAKDQKPFLSTAVRKRVKRIMWERVGILRDKDSLTRAIREFDQIAAGNLSTSSRNFVTLAKLVAAGALWREESRGGHFRNDFPEQDDRFKVHSIQRLSETISSSALISTFAKVKN